A genomic region of Nymphaea colorata isolate Beijing-Zhang1983 chromosome 2, ASM883128v2, whole genome shotgun sequence contains the following coding sequences:
- the LOC116249015 gene encoding cytochrome P450 72A397-like: MGFVFLCSSFLYNSCSDWSNRGCSCLIFPYSFCLGKVFVIWYGNLPRVVVSSPDLVKEIFFNKSTHFHSGLDSLAVKLLGGGLITHNGEKWARHRGILKPGLTRGKLKETFSAFSSSCTEMISRWNKLVGPCGHRELDVSIELRQLIKEIHSKTIYGSSYAELKRVFELQAEQAKLSATSLWEIYFPAFSFATETNIRKKNIHAEVTSMLMNLISKRLEEMKVGNPSNDNVLGVMLQSYISSTIQEDGGSKEVGMSIEDILEECRLLSIAHDTTSALATWAMVALAMHPLWQNRARDEILQLCGKQIPTFDNLNQLKIVTMILYEVLRLYTGLPLLLRRTYQSVTIGQYTLPAGVEVLIPILLIQHDKEIWGDDADKFDPDRFSKGVSNASKHKMGFIPFGWGPRICLGQAVAITGAKLALAMILQHFSFELSPSYVHAPYVAVSVQPQHGAPLISRQL, translated from the exons ATGgggtttgtttttctttgtagtAGCTTTCTCTATAATAGTTGCTCAGATTGGTCCAACCGGGGCTgctcttgtttaatttttccttattctttttGCCTGG GCAAGGTGTTTGTTATTTGGTATGGAAATCTGCCAAGAGTGGTCGTCTCCTCTCCGGACCTTGTTAAGGAAATTTTCTTCAACAAGTCTACTCATTTTCACAGTGGACTAGATTCGCTCGCGGTGAAGTTGCTTGGTGGAGGTCTTATTACCCACAATGGTGAGAAATGGGCCCGTCACAGAGGAATACTGAAACCTGGATTGACTAGAGGAAAACTAAAG GAGACTTTCTCAGCTTTTTCTTCTAGCTGCACTGAAATGATCTCTAGATGGAATAAGCTGGTTGGTCCCTGTGGGCACCGGGAACTAGATGTGTCCATTGAACTACGACAGCTTATCAAAGAGATTCACTCCAAAACTATATATGGTAGTAGCTATGCAGAATTAAAGCGGGTATTCGAACTTCAGGCAGAACAAGCCAAGCTATCAGCGACATCACTTTGGGAAATTTATTTCCCTGCATTTAG CTTTGCCACAGAAACTAACatcaggaaaaagaacatacACGCAGAAGTGACATCTATGTTGATGAATTTGATAAGTAAAAGATTAGAGGAGATGAAAGTGGGAAATCCTAGTAACGATAATGTTCTGGGTGTAATGTTGCAATCGTATATAAGCAGCACGATCCAAGAGGATGGAGGTTCAAAGGAAGTGGGGATGTCAATAGAGGACATCTTGGAGGAATGCAGGTTACTTAGTATTGCACACGACACAACTTCGGCACTGGCGACATGGGCGATGGTAGCTCTAGCCATGCATCCACTATGGCAAAACCGTGCAAGGGACGAGATACTTCAGTTATGTGGGAAGCAGATTCCCACGTTTGACAACCTAAACCAACTAAAGATT GTTACCATGATTCTTTATGAGGTTCTGCGATTGTATACTGGTCTGCCGCTGTTACTTCGGCGAACGTACCAGAGTGTGACGATCGGGCAGTACACCCTCCCGGCTGGTGTTGAAGTATTGATCCCCATACTCCTTATCCAACATGACAAAGAAATTTGGGGTGACGACGCAGACAAGTTCGATCCGGACCGATTCTCCAAGGGCGTTTCAAATGCCTCGAAGCATAAAATGGGCTTCATTCCATTTGGTTGGGGACCGAGGATCTGCCTCGGACAAGCGGTTGCAATCACTGGAGCAAAATTGGCACTAGCCATGATTCTTCAACATTTCTCCTTTGAGCTCTCACCATCTTATGTCCACGCTCCTTATGTTGCTGTGTCCGTGCAGCCTCAGCATGGTGCTCCTCTTATCTCAAGACAACTATGA
- the LOC116247662 gene encoding CMP-sialic acid transporter 2-like isoform X2, with product MEKGGGVFVDSSKWKRKSLVTIALTFLTSSQSILIAWSRKSGKYDYSVTTANFLVEALKCALSLLALAKIWNSDGVTEDNRLGTTIDEVKVYPIPAALYLIKNLLQYYIFVYVDAPSYQILKNLNIISTGVLYRIILKKKLSEIQWAAFVLLCVGVTTAQLNSSSDHVLQTPFQGWITAIVMALLSGFAGVYTEAIIKKRPSRNINVQNFWLYVFGMVFNVAAIFIQDFDAVLNKGFFHGYSLITSCMILNHALSGIAVSMVMKYADNIVKVYSTSVAMLFTAVVSVFLFGYHLSLAFFLGSTVVSVSIYLHSIGKIQR from the exons ATGGAAAAGGGTGGGGGTGTCTTTGTTGACAGCTCCAAATGGAAACGCAA atCACTTGTGACCATTGCCTTAACATTTCTTACTAGCTCACAGTCTATACTAATCGCATGGTCAAGAAAATCTGGAAAGTATGACTACAGTGTGACAACAGCCAATTTTTTG GTGGAGGCCTTGAAGTGTGCTTTATCACTCCTTGCTCTTGCAAAAATATGGAATAGTGATGGTGTTACTGAAGACAACAG GTTAGGTACTACCATAGATGAGGTTAAAGTATACCCAATTCCTGCAGCACTTTATCTAATCAAGAACTTGTTGCAG TATTACATCTTTGTTTACGTGGATGCACCAAGTTACCAGATATTGAAAAATTTGAACATTATTAGTACTGGTGTGCTGTACCGAATCATTCTTAAGAAGAA ATTAAGTGAGATTCAGTGGGCTGCTTTTGTTCTTCTATGTGTCGGAGTCACAACTGCACAACTCAATTCCTC ATCAGATCACGTTCTTCAGACTCCCTTTCAAGGATGGATTACGGCTATT GTTATGGCACTACTGAGTGGCTTTGCTGGTGTTTACACAGAG GCCATCATTAAGAAGCGTCCTTCAAGAAATATAAATGTGCAGAACTTCTGGTTATATGTTTTTGGCATGGTATtcaatgttgcagcaatattTATTCAGGATTTTGATGCAGTCCTGAACAA GGGCTTCTTCCATGGTTATTCGCTTATTACAAGTTGCATGATTCTTAATCATGCACTCAG TGGAATTGCTGTCTCCATGGTAATGAAATATGCTGATAATATTGTCAAG GTATATTCCACTTCAGTTGCAATGCTTTTCACTGCAGTTGTATCTGTATTTCTATTTGGTTATCATCTGTCTCTTGCTTTTTTCCTTGGGTCAAC GGTTGTGTCAGTCTCAATTTACTTGCACTCCATTGGGAAGATCCAGAGATGA
- the LOC116247662 gene encoding CMP-sialic acid transporter 2-like isoform X1: MAATMALLKKMEKGGGVFVDSSKWKRKSLVTIALTFLTSSQSILIAWSRKSGKYDYSVTTANFLVEALKCALSLLALAKIWNSDGVTEDNRLGTTIDEVKVYPIPAALYLIKNLLQYYIFVYVDAPSYQILKNLNIISTGVLYRIILKKKLSEIQWAAFVLLCVGVTTAQLNSSSDHVLQTPFQGWITAIVMALLSGFAGVYTEAIIKKRPSRNINVQNFWLYVFGMVFNVAAIFIQDFDAVLNKGFFHGYSLITSCMILNHALSGIAVSMVMKYADNIVKVYSTSVAMLFTAVVSVFLFGYHLSLAFFLGSTVVSVSIYLHSIGKIQR, translated from the exons atggctgcCACcatg GCCCTGTTGAAGAAGATGGAAAAGGGTGGGGGTGTCTTTGTTGACAGCTCCAAATGGAAACGCAA atCACTTGTGACCATTGCCTTAACATTTCTTACTAGCTCACAGTCTATACTAATCGCATGGTCAAGAAAATCTGGAAAGTATGACTACAGTGTGACAACAGCCAATTTTTTG GTGGAGGCCTTGAAGTGTGCTTTATCACTCCTTGCTCTTGCAAAAATATGGAATAGTGATGGTGTTACTGAAGACAACAG GTTAGGTACTACCATAGATGAGGTTAAAGTATACCCAATTCCTGCAGCACTTTATCTAATCAAGAACTTGTTGCAG TATTACATCTTTGTTTACGTGGATGCACCAAGTTACCAGATATTGAAAAATTTGAACATTATTAGTACTGGTGTGCTGTACCGAATCATTCTTAAGAAGAA ATTAAGTGAGATTCAGTGGGCTGCTTTTGTTCTTCTATGTGTCGGAGTCACAACTGCACAACTCAATTCCTC ATCAGATCACGTTCTTCAGACTCCCTTTCAAGGATGGATTACGGCTATT GTTATGGCACTACTGAGTGGCTTTGCTGGTGTTTACACAGAG GCCATCATTAAGAAGCGTCCTTCAAGAAATATAAATGTGCAGAACTTCTGGTTATATGTTTTTGGCATGGTATtcaatgttgcagcaatattTATTCAGGATTTTGATGCAGTCCTGAACAA GGGCTTCTTCCATGGTTATTCGCTTATTACAAGTTGCATGATTCTTAATCATGCACTCAG TGGAATTGCTGTCTCCATGGTAATGAAATATGCTGATAATATTGTCAAG GTATATTCCACTTCAGTTGCAATGCTTTTCACTGCAGTTGTATCTGTATTTCTATTTGGTTATCATCTGTCTCTTGCTTTTTTCCTTGGGTCAAC GGTTGTGTCAGTCTCAATTTACTTGCACTCCATTGGGAAGATCCAGAGATGA